CACAAAAATTTTGCAGAATGATATTTTTACTAAAGCTTTCTCAACCAAGTAAATAAACTCTACTTGTCTGGTTGTTAAACAATGGCTCACAATGAGAAGTAGCAGATAAAAATTTAAGTTTTTTCTTACATTTTCCCGACCTCAATGACTCTCCTGCCTCCCACTCAACTGAGGAAGGTAACGGAACAACCTGCCTTTCCTACACCTTCCGCGCGTTTAGCCGAACTCATTAATCGTTTTCAACCATCACCAGAAACCGTTGTGCTTTTTTTAGCTATGCTAATTGGCGGTGGCACTGGTATGGGTATAGTTACGTTTCACTATTTGATCCAGCTAATTCACCAATTGATGCTGGAAAATTTGATGGGACAAATAGGTGTTTGGGGTGCTTGGACTTTAGCCTGTGTTCCTACTCTTGGCGGACTCATCGTCGGCTTGATGCGCTGGCGCACTCAAGACTTTGGGCCTGGACTGTCATCTCTCATCGCTGTCTCTCAGGGAAAAGAGGTCAGCCGACCACTACGACCAGTGACAAAAATGCTGGCTGCATCTGTCTCTTTGGGAAGCGGTGCTTCTTTGGGGCCAGAGGGGCCGAGTGTAGAAATAGGCGCAAACTTTGGGATGTTGTTGTCTGTAATTCTCAACGTATCTCAAGAACGACTGCGTTTGCTTTTGGGTGCTGGTGCTGCTGCTGGATTAGCAGCGGGATTTAATGCCCCAATTGCCGGAGTATTTTTTGCTCTAGAGGTAGTTATGGGAACTACATCTTTTGCAACTTCTGCTGTAAGTGTGGTGCTACTCGCAGCCGTGGTGGCGGCATTAATTGCTCAAATTGGTTTGGGAGCGCAACCTGCTTTTGCCTTACCTGTTTACCAAGTCCGCAGTCCTTTGGAATTACCTCTTTATCTGGGGTTGGGTATAGGGGCTAGTCTAGTTTCTCTAACTTATACTGAATTAATTCGTTTGGCTAAAGCTTGCTTTGCTGGAAAAGTTCCAGGTTTTGAGTTTTTGGGACGAATTCCTCAGCCGATTCATCCAATTATTGGCGGTGTCATCGTCGGCGTAGTTGCTTTGTGCTTCCCGCAAATTTTAGGTGTAGGTTATGAAACTGTAGAAGCAATGCTTCAAGATGTGCAGTTTTCGCTTTTGTTGTTGGTTGAACTATTAGTATTAAAGCTGTTAATGACAGCAATTAGTACTGGTAGCGGTTTCATCGGTGGTTTGTTTGCACCAGCGATGTTTTTAGGCGCTTCTTTTGGTTCAGCTTACGCCCATATTTTGGCTGTGCTATTTCCAGGAATTAGCGAATATATGGCTGCTCCTCCGGCTTATGCAATGGTGGGAATGGCAGCAGTTTTGGCAGGGAGTGTGAGAGCGCCGTTAACAGCTATTTTGATGCTATTTGAATTAACTCGTGACTACCGCATTGTTTTACCATTAATGGCAGCTGTGGGTTTGAGTGTTTGGCTAGTGGAGAGGCTGAAGCCAACTTTTAACTCTAACTCCAATCTTCAGCAAATTGGTCTTGCTGAGTTGAAAGATGAACAAGTTGAAATTGTCCAGCAAATTTTAGTTGAGGATGCAATGCAATCCTGTCCTAAAAAGTTACTTGCAACCCTTGGGGTATTGGAAGCAGCTGTAGAAATGACACGCGATCGCATTCGCAGTGCTTTAGTAATAGATGAAAACGAACAATTAGTTGGTATTGTTTCTCTAGAAGATATTAACCGCGTACTTTCTCTGTGGGAAAGTTACTCAAATTCGTCTACTGAAATTCAGCCTAATCTATCTAGTCAAACTCTTGTAGACATTTGTACTACTGAAATCCTTTATGCTTGGGAAGATGAACCTTTATCTGAAGCTTTAGACCGGATGGCGCTTCGTGGTTTGCATCAATTACCAGTGGTCGCTAGAGACAAACCCGATCGCATTTTAGGTTTATTAGAAAAAGAGCAAATTGCATTAACCTGCAATTTAGCAGTAACGCGTAAGGCACTTCGCCACCATTTACCACTTCTACCTTCAACAGATATAGTCATTAGTCATTAGTAGAGACGCGATTAATCGCGTCTCTACAATAGTCATTCTAGAGACGCAATTAATCGCGTCTGTACAATAGTCATTCTAGAGACGCAATTAATCGCGCCCGTACAATAGTCATTAGAGACACGATTAATCGCGTCTGTACAATAGTCATTCTATAAACACGATTAATCGCGCCCGTACAATAGTCGTTCACAAATGACAAATGACTATTTATTAAGCTGTAGCTTCTATTGCTTCGGCATCTTCCTGGCCTTCTGGATCTACCTGTCTGAGACGAATATGCTTTTTCCCTAAAGTGATGAGAAACTCATCTCCAGGTTTGAGATTCATCTGTTTAGTATAAGCTGAACCGATCAGTAAGTTACCATTCGATTGCACACTAATTCTATAGCTTGCGCTGCGTCCACCACGCCCATTGGCACTTGGTGTACTGTCCAACTGAATACCTTCGGCATCAATTAGGGCATTTAAGAATTTCATCATATTCACTCGCTCTATACCATTTTTGGTAACGGTATAGTAGCCGCACTGCTTGGCTTTTTCTTCTTTGCTCAGGTTCTCCAGCTCTTTGACTTTTTTGAGCAGTTCTTCACCAACTAGGGGTTCAATTTTTTTCTGTTTAGGCATCAACTTAGGTCGAAAACGAATGTTTGAAGTATTTGAATCGATTTTATTTTAGCTGAGGTTGAACTAATAGGAACAGAATCCTTTAGTTTTTATCTCAACCTAGCCAAGTATATTACATAGGTAGACGGAATTGTTGTGCAATTTTCAATTTTGCTAAGACAATCTATTTATAGAATCCTGGCAATCATCATAACTATATATAGTTTGTTTGTGAATTACTGCTAGACTATAATTGTTTAAGTTTTTTAAAGTAAAGCTTGCATAGGCTATCTACTTACTAAGCAAGATAATTAAGAGACAGAATCATAAGCAAAACTGATCCTTAGTCAAGAGTCAAGGGTCAAAAGTTAAAGGTCAAGAGTCAATATTTGGACTGTAGACTTTTGACTGTTGACTGAACAACAAAGTTTACTGGAATGAAACTAACTACCAGAGGACATTACAGTGTGAAGGCGTTGCTGGATTTAACTTTACAGCCAAAATATGGGCCTGTATCTGTAAGAGCGATCGCTAATCGTCAAGATATCCCAGCTCCCTATCTAGAAAAATTACTAATAGAAATGCGTCGTGCTGGGTTAGTGAAATCAATTCGTGGCAGCATCGGCGGCTATCAATTAGCAAGAGAACCAGCACAAATCTCTATAGGACAAATTTTAGAAGCAGTCGGTGAAACGATTACTCATTTACCTCAGCACACACCACTACCAGCACAAACTGAAGATTGGGTAACATTTACCCTTTGGCAGAGGCTCAACCAAAAACTTAAAGAAGCTTTGTACAGTATTACGTTGGCAGACCTTTATTATGATGCGCGTAGTTGGCAAGCTTCTCTTGGAGAAGAAGCTAGTTTTGTAGTTTAGTCATTGGTCATTAGTCATTAGTCATTCGTTATTTAGTAGAGACGCGATTATACTCTTACGAGAAGCCGAAGCAGAGCGTCTACGCGTCTGTACAATTAATCGCCTCTGTACAATAGTCATTTACAAATAACGAAGGATATAAAGACAAATGGCATCAGGTGTTGCTTTAATCATTGCGGCACTTTTGGATTACCTAATTGGAGATCCTTGGGGTTGGCCTCATCCAGTACAAGTGATGGGATGGGTAATTTCTCGTTTCACAAAATGTTCTCTGCAATTGTGTCATAATTCTGTAACACAGCGCCTAGCAGGAATTTCACTAGGCATTATTCTAATAATTGGTAGCGGTGGTATAGGCTGGTTAATAATTCAAAGTGCCAGATGGCTGCATCCACTGTTAGGAATTGCTTTAGAAAGCATTCTGTTAGCTAGTTGTTTTGCAGGCAGAAGTTTACGAGCAGCAGCAGTTGCTGTTTTACAACCTTTAACGGCAGGAAATCTGGAAGAGGCTCGTAAAACTTTAAGTAATTACGTCGGTCGAGATACACAAAATCTTTTAGAACCAGAAATTTTACGAGCTATTTTAGAAACAGTTACAGAAAATGCCACTGATGGAGTTATGGCTCCACTTTTTTATGCGATTGTTGGTGTCTTTATACCAGTTATCGGAGCAGCTCCCTTAGCTTTAGCATACAAAGCTAGCAGTACCTTAGATTCAATGGTGGGCTATCGAGAAGCACCTTATACTTATTTGGGATGGTTCAGTGCGCGTCTGGAAGATTATTTGACTTGGCTACCTTGTCGTTTAACAGTTATAACTCTGGCGCTTTTATCTCAGAAACCGTTATATGTTTGGCGGATTTGTCATCGGGATGCAGTTAGCGATCCTAGTCCCAATTCTGGCTGGAGCGAGTGCGCCTATGCTGCTATTTTGGGTGTGCAGATGGGAGGTATAAATTGGTATCGCGGAGTTGCTAAACATAAACCACTGCTAGGAGATGCTATTTATCCCATCACTCCTACTTCTATTCAAAATGCTTTGCAACTGACTCGATATTGCTTTTTACTATGGTTAGGGGTAGCGATCGCTATATTTTTAATACTCATAAACAGGTAATGATAAATATAGGGTATTAGGGACTGGGGACTGGGTACTGGGGAAGAAATTAATTAATCCGGGTTGTATTCTTCCGAATCCGCAATCTCTAGTCCCTAGTCCCCAGTCCCTAATATGATTGTTCAGGGGTATTAGTCTATGGCTACGTCTGCCAAAGTAGTTGAAATTCTCTCATCAGAAGAAATCCGCCGTACCTTGAATCGCCTTGCTTCTCAAATTGTAGAAAGAACGCGTGATTTATCGCAACTAGTACTCCTCGGTATTTATACTAGGGGTGCGCTATTAGCCGAACTATTAGCACGTCAAATTGAGACGTTGGAAGGTGTAGCCGTGTCGGTCGGCGCTTTGGATATTACATTTTATCGAGATGACCTTGACCAAATTGGTTTACGGACTCCGGCGAAAAGTGAAATTCCTTTTGACCTTACAGGGAAAACGGTTGTTCTCGTAGATGATGTGATTTTTAAAGGACGGACGATTCGCGCTGCTTTGAATGCAGTAAACGAATACGGTAGACCAGAGGTGATTCGTTTAGCTGTGTTGGTAGACAGAGGACATCGAGAATTACCCATTCATCCAGATTTTATTGGCAAACAGTTGCCTACAGCTAAAGAAGAAATTGTCAAAGTCTTCTTACAGGATTCTGATGGACGAGATGCTGTCGAGTTGATTGGGGATTAAGAATGGGGAGTGGAGAGTGGGGAGTTGGGAGTTAAGAGTTAGGAGTTAGGAGTTAAGGTCAAGAACTTAGTATTTATTCTCCTCCTGTTTTCCCTACTCCCTTGCTCCCCTTTCTTCCTCATCCCCCTCATTCCCCTACTCCCTACTCCCTACCCCCTGTGTTCAACATTCTTGAGCTAATTCCAAAATTTTATACAGAGAACAAGGAATTTATTGACAACCTGCTCTCAGGCGGGTTGCCTGCTATTTTACCTGCTATTGTCAGCTTTTTCTGGTGGCTGGCATGGCGCGATCGCCAACGACGTATTCCCCATCCAAGTTTTGCTTTTGAGGTGATTAAACCTCAAAGCCCAAGTCTGATGCAACGGATTCTTGGTGGAGATAGCAAAGACCCTTTGGCAGACCGGAATATAGCTTACCAAAATCGGGTGGCACATCGCAGTATCCGCAGGGAACTGCAACAGCAGTTAGAAGAACACCGCTGGCTGTTAATTGTGGGGCGTACGGGAGTCGGGAAAACTAGAGAAGCAGCGGAATTAGCCCAGCATCTCAACCAAGCAGGCTGGACGGTGCTTTACCTCAAGCCAAATGAATGGTTAGATATTCCAGCACGGATGCCAACAGAAATAGGTGGCGATCGCAAGTTATTGTTTTTCTTGGATGACCTTAACCAGAAAATGCATCGCAGCCATCAGGAAATATCTCCAGAAGCTGAAAAAAGTCAGGTAGAACGGTTTACAGTACCGTTGCA
This region of Nostoc sp. UHCC 0302 genomic DNA includes:
- a CDS encoding chloride channel protein gives rise to the protein MTLLPPTQLRKVTEQPAFPTPSARLAELINRFQPSPETVVLFLAMLIGGGTGMGIVTFHYLIQLIHQLMLENLMGQIGVWGAWTLACVPTLGGLIVGLMRWRTQDFGPGLSSLIAVSQGKEVSRPLRPVTKMLAASVSLGSGASLGPEGPSVEIGANFGMLLSVILNVSQERLRLLLGAGAAAGLAAGFNAPIAGVFFALEVVMGTTSFATSAVSVVLLAAVVAALIAQIGLGAQPAFALPVYQVRSPLELPLYLGLGIGASLVSLTYTELIRLAKACFAGKVPGFEFLGRIPQPIHPIIGGVIVGVVALCFPQILGVGYETVEAMLQDVQFSLLLLVELLVLKLLMTAISTGSGFIGGLFAPAMFLGASFGSAYAHILAVLFPGISEYMAAPPAYAMVGMAAVLAGSVRAPLTAILMLFELTRDYRIVLPLMAAVGLSVWLVERLKPTFNSNSNLQQIGLAELKDEQVEIVQQILVEDAMQSCPKKLLATLGVLEAAVEMTRDRIRSALVIDENEQLVGIVSLEDINRVLSLWESYSNSSTEIQPNLSSQTLVDICTTEILYAWEDEPLSEALDRMALRGLHQLPVVARDKPDRILGLLEKEQIALTCNLAVTRKALRHHLPLLPSTDIVISH
- a CDS encoding AbrB family transcriptional regulator gives rise to the protein MPKQKKIEPLVGEELLKKVKELENLSKEEKAKQCGYYTVTKNGIERVNMMKFLNALIDAEGIQLDSTPSANGRGGRSASYRISVQSNGNLLIGSAYTKQMNLKPGDEFLITLGKKHIRLRQVDPEGQEDAEAIEATA
- a CDS encoding Rrf2 family transcriptional regulator, translating into MKLTTRGHYSVKALLDLTLQPKYGPVSVRAIANRQDIPAPYLEKLLIEMRRAGLVKSIRGSIGGYQLAREPAQISIGQILEAVGETITHLPQHTPLPAQTEDWVTFTLWQRLNQKLKEALYSITLADLYYDARSWQASLGEEASFVV
- the cbiB gene encoding adenosylcobinamide-phosphate synthase CbiB, translating into MASGVALIIAALLDYLIGDPWGWPHPVQVMGWVISRFTKCSLQLCHNSVTQRLAGISLGIILIIGSGGIGWLIIQSARWLHPLLGIALESILLASCFAGRSLRAAAVAVLQPLTAGNLEEARKTLSNYVGRDTQNLLEPEILRAILETVTENATDGVMAPLFYAIVGVFIPVIGAAPLALAYKASSTLDSMVGYREAPYTYLGWFSARLEDYLTWLPCRLTVITLALLSQKPLYVWRICHRDAVSDPSPNSGWSECAYAAILGVQMGGINWYRGVAKHKPLLGDAIYPITPTSIQNALQLTRYCFLLWLGVAIAIFLILINR
- the pyrR gene encoding bifunctional pyr operon transcriptional regulator/uracil phosphoribosyltransferase PyrR — protein: MATSAKVVEILSSEEIRRTLNRLASQIVERTRDLSQLVLLGIYTRGALLAELLARQIETLEGVAVSVGALDITFYRDDLDQIGLRTPAKSEIPFDLTGKTVVLVDDVIFKGRTIRAALNAVNEYGRPEVIRLAVLVDRGHRELPIHPDFIGKQLPTAKEEIVKVFLQDSDGRDAVELIGD